One segment of Triticum aestivum cultivar Chinese Spring chromosome 2A, IWGSC CS RefSeq v2.1, whole genome shotgun sequence DNA contains the following:
- the LOC123189671 gene encoding peroxidase 46, with protein MDRGRRRQWGVVCSALLLSALLAVASAQSPSPARAPKPAPSLPAALRAAPRPSSPAVPAPKAPAASPAPKQTPSPSASPVPKPPTPRAPAQAPKPSSPAAPSASLVPKPPAPRAPAQAPKPPSPPSASPPPPAPPLPKPSPPPPAPSAPKPSPVAPAPAQKPSPPTTTPPPQKPSAPPSPTNSSPPTPSLALSPNFYAASCPSVELAVNDVVRSASTLDPSIPGKLLRMVFHDCFVEGCDASVLIQGSGTERTDPANLSLGGFNVIDEAKRLLEAVCPATVSCSDIIVLAARDAVTFTGGPSVPVSLGRRDSLVSLASNVRANIIDTGFSVDAMAASFASKGLSLDDLVTLSGGHTIGSAHCGTFRERFRPDANGSMVPVDGTMNAEYATELMRACAASGSAAVGCDDGSAAAFDNRYFSNLLDGRGLLRTDAVLVQNATTRARVAAFAQSQDSFFSSWAGSFARLTSLGVKTGSAGEVRRLCSSVNG; from the exons ATGGATCGGGGTCGGAGGCGGCAATGGGGCGTCGTATGCTCGGCGCTGCTCCTGTCGGCGCTGCTGGCGGTCGCCTCCGCGCAGTCGCCGTCCCCGGCGCGGGCACCCAAGCCAGCACCGTCTCTTCCCGCGGCGCTGCGGGCGGCTCCACGGCCGTCGTCTCCTGCCGTGCCGGCGCCCAAGGCCCCTGCCGCGTCGCCGGCGCCGAAGCAGACACCTAGCCCTTCGGCCTCGCCGGTGCCGAAGCCGCCGACTCCGCGCGCGCCAGCGCAGGCGCCAAAGCCATCGTCTCCAGCTGCACCCTCGGCATCACTGgttccaaagccgcccgctccacGTGCGCCGGCGCAGGCCCCAAAGCCGCCGTCACCACCTTCGGCGTCCCCACCACCACCAGCGCCACCGCTTCCAAAGCCGTCACCTCCACCCCCGGCGCCGTCAGCACCGAAGCCGTCACCTGTGGCCCCAGCGCCGGCTCAGAAGCCGTCTCCTCCTACGACCACTCCACCACCACAGAAACCATCTGCTCCTCCGTCTCCGACGAACTCATCCCCGCCGACGCCTTCATTGGCTCTGTCGCCCAACTTCTACGCCGCCTCCTGCCCGAGCGTGGAGCTGGCAGTGAACGATGTCGTCAGGTCGGCCTCCACCTTGGACCCCAGCATCCCCGGCAAGCTTCTCAGGATGgtcttccacgactgcttcgtaGAG GGATGCGACGCGTCGGTGCTGATCCAGGGCAGCGGCACGGAGAGGACCGACCCGGCGAACCTCTCGCTCGGCGGGTTCAACGTCATCGACGAGGCCAAGAGGCTGCTCGAAGCCGTGTGCCCGGCGACCGTTTCTTGCAGCGACATCATAGTTCTCGCCGCGAGAGATGCCGTCACTTTT ACCGGAGGACCGTCGGTGCCCGTCTCCCTCGGCCGACGTGACAGCCTCGTCTCCCTCGCGTCCAACGTGAGAGCAAACATCATCGACACCGGCTTCTCCGTGGACGCGATGGCGGCGAGCTTCGCCTCCAAGGGGCTCTCCCTGGACGACCTCGTCACCCTCTCAG GCGGGCACACGATCGGGTCGGCCCACTGTGGCACGTTCCGGGAGCGGTTTCGTCCGGACGCGAACGGGAGCATGGTGCCGGTGGACGGCACGATGAACGCCGAGTACGCGacggagctgatgcgggcgtgcGCGGCGTCGGGGAGCGCCGCGGTGGGCTGCGACGACGGCTCGGCGGCGGCGTTCGACAACCGCTACTTCAGCAACCTGCTGGACGGGCGCGGGCTGCTGCGCACCGACGCGGTGCTGGTGCAGAACGCCACGACGCGGGCCAGGGTGGCGGCCTTCGCGCAGAGCCAGGACAGCTTCTTCAGCAGCTGGGCCGGCTCGTTCGCCCGGCTCACCAGCCTCGGCGTCAAGACCGGCtccgccggcgaggtccggcggctcTGCTCCAGCGTCAACGGCTGA
- the LOC543372 gene encoding S-adenosylmethionine decarboxylase proenzyme, whose amino-acid sequence MAAPTSAIGFEGYEKRLEITFSEASIFADPHGRGLRALSRAQIDSVLDLARCTIVSELSNKDFDSYVLSESSLFIYSQKIVIKTCGTTMLLLTIPRILELAEELCMPLAAVKYSRGMFIFPGAQPAPHRSFSEEVDVLNRYFGHLKSGGNAYVIGDPAKPGQKWHIYYATEQPEQPMVTLEMCMTGLDKKKASVFFKTQADSHVSCAKEMTKLSGISDIIPEMEVCDFDFEPCGYSMNAINGSAVSTIHVTPEDGFSYASYEVMGMDASALAYGDIVKRVLRCFGPSEFSAAVTIFGGRGHAATWGKKLDAEAYDCNNVVEQELPCGGVLIYQSFTVNEEVAVSAGSPRSVFHCFEAESVHSHPLVKEGKLANLLAWRAEEDSLEEGAVLCE is encoded by the coding sequence ATGGCTGCCCCGACCTCTGCGATCGGGTTTGAGGGCTACGAGAAGCGCCTCGAGATCACCTTCTCCGAGGCATCAATCTTTGCCGACCCTCATGGTCGTGGCCTGCGCGCCCTCTCCAGGGCCCAGATTGACTCTGTTCTTGATCTTGCACGGTGCACCATTGTGTCCGAGCTCTCCAACAAGGACTTCGACTCCTATGTGCTATCTGAGTCGAGCCTGTTCATCTACTCTCAGAAGATTGTGATCAAGACCTGTGGGACTACCATGCTCCTGCTCACCATTCCTAGGATTCTTGAGCTTGCTGAAGAGCTGTGCATGCCGCTTGCTGCCGTGAAGTACTCTCGTGGGATGTTCATCTTCCCCGGCGCACAGCCTGCTCCCCACAGGAGCTTCTCTGAGGAGGTTGATGTCCTGAACCGCTACTTCGGCCACCTGAAGTCTGGCGGCAATGCTTATGTGATCGGAGACCCAGCGAAGCCTGGCCAGAAGTGGCACATCTACTATGCCACCGAGCAACCTGAGCAGCCCATGGTCACCCTGGAGATGTGCATGACTGGGCTGGACAAGAAGAAGGCCTCTGTCTTCTTCAAGACTCAAGCTGATAGCCACGTTTCCTGCGCCAAGGAGATGACCAAGCTCTCTGGTATCTCCGACATCATTCCCGAGATGGAGGTCTGTGACTTCGACTTCGAGCCCTGCGGCTACTCCATGAACGCCATCAACGGATCTGCCGTCTCCACCATCCATGTGACCCCCGAGGACGGCTTCAGCTATGCGAGCTACGAGGTCATGGGCATGGACGCCTCCGCCCTGGCCTACGGCGACATCGTCAAGAGGGTCCTCCGGTGCTTTGGCCCTTCAGAGTTCTCTGCGGCGGTCACCATCTTTGGTGGCCGCGGCCACGCCGCCACCTGGGGCAAGAAGCTCGACGCCGAGGCATACGACTGCAACAACGTTGTGGAGCAGGAGCTCCCCTGTGGAGGCGTCCTCATCTACCAGAGCTTTACCGTGAACGAAGAGGTTGCTGTCTCTGCCGGGTCGCCCAGGTCCGTCTTCCACTGCTTCGAGGCCGAGAGTGTGCACAGCCACCCTCTGGTCAAGGAAGGCAAGCTCGCCAACCTCCTCGCATGGCGGGCGGAGGAGGATTCTCTGGAAGAGGGCGCGGTGCTGTGCGAGTGA